One Streptomyces sp. B21-105 genomic region harbors:
- a CDS encoding IS30 family transposase: protein MRPPMRSPGRPEPSRAVQRHFWRRIASGVTTAEAAVAVGVSWPVATRWFRHAGGMPPISLDEPTGRYLSFAEREEIALLRAQEFGVREIARRIGRDAGTISRELRRNAATRGGKPVYRALVAQWKAQQAAKRPKTAKLAGDDRLREYVQERLAGSVRRPDGMIVTGPETPGWKGLNKPHRQDRRWATAWSPEQISHRLRVDFPDDESMRISHEAIYQALFIEGRGALKRELVMCLRTGRALRVPRARSQNKPQGHVTADVILSERPAEAGDRAVPGHWEGDLIIGTGRSAIGTLVERSSRSTLLVHLPRLEGWGERPPVKNGPSLGGYGAIAMNAALTTSMAPLPEQLRKTLTWDRGKELSGHAQFALDTGTKVFFADPHSPWQRPTNENTNGLLRQYFPKGTDLSRWSSTDLEAVAMAINNRPRKVLGWRTPAEVFEEQLRSLQQPCVATTG, encoded by the coding sequence ATGCGACCGCCGATGCGTTCACCGGGTCGGCCGGAGCCGTCTCGTGCGGTGCAGCGCCACTTCTGGCGGCGGATCGCGTCGGGAGTGACGACGGCAGAGGCCGCGGTGGCTGTTGGCGTTTCATGGCCGGTCGCAACCCGGTGGTTCCGTCACGCTGGCGGGATGCCGCCGATCAGCCTGGACGAGCCCACCGGCCGCTATCTGTCGTTCGCCGAGCGTGAGGAGATCGCGCTGCTGCGCGCCCAGGAGTTCGGCGTGCGGGAGATCGCTCGCAGGATCGGCCGCGACGCGGGCACGATCTCACGCGAGCTGCGCCGCAACGCGGCGACCCGGGGCGGCAAACCGGTCTACCGGGCTCTGGTGGCGCAGTGGAAAGCGCAGCAGGCTGCGAAGCGCCCGAAGACCGCGAAGCTCGCAGGCGACGACAGGTTGCGAGAGTACGTGCAGGAGCGGCTCGCCGGCAGCGTCCGTCGCCCCGACGGCATGATCGTCACCGGGCCTGAGACGCCTGGGTGGAAGGGGCTGAACAAGCCGCATCGGCAGGACAGGCGTTGGGCGACGGCATGGAGCCCGGAGCAGATCTCGCACCGGCTCCGTGTCGACTTCCCCGATGATGAGTCCATGCGCATCAGCCACGAAGCGATCTACCAGGCGCTGTTCATCGAGGGCCGTGGCGCGCTCAAGCGGGAACTGGTCATGTGTCTGCGCACCGGCCGGGCGCTGCGGGTTCCCCGTGCACGGTCGCAGAACAAGCCGCAGGGGCATGTCACCGCGGACGTCATCCTCAGTGAACGCCCCGCCGAGGCCGGGGACCGCGCGGTCCCCGGACACTGGGAAGGCGATTTGATCATCGGGACGGGCCGCTCCGCGATCGGCACGCTTGTCGAGCGCAGCAGCCGCTCCACGCTCCTGGTGCACCTGCCCCGGCTTGAGGGCTGGGGCGAGAGGCCGCCCGTGAAGAACGGCCCCTCGCTCGGGGGCTATGGCGCGATCGCGATGAACGCGGCGCTCACCACGTCGATGGCACCGCTGCCCGAGCAGTTACGCAAGACCCTCACCTGGGACCGCGGGAAGGAACTCTCCGGTCATGCCCAGTTCGCTCTCGATACCGGGACAAAGGTGTTCTTCGCCGATCCGCACTCGCCCTGGCAACGACCGACAAACGAGAACACGAACGGGCTGCTGCGTCAGTACTTCCCGAAGGGCACTGATCTCTCCCGTTGGTCGTCCACGGACCTCGAAGCCGTCGCCATGGCGATCAACAACCGGCCCCGCAAGGTACTCGGTTGGCGGACACCGGCCGAGGTCTTCGAAGAGCAGCTACGCTCGCTGCAACAGCCCTGTGTTGCAACGACTGGTTGA
- a CDS encoding universal stress protein produces MSGLVVVGVDGSASGLAAVEAAAREARWRGAGLRLVHAFIWPAMHVPLGRSFPGPPESGLRNMVERLMAEAQERARTVAPEVDVARAVVTGEPLTVLEAQSRAAELVVVGSRGMGGFVGLMVGSTAVHLAAHGRCPVLVVREQGEGAGPIVVGVDGSSAGAEAVDFAFTEVALRGVDIVALHAWTTWNAPMTAPQDEAVPYANEPGALAAGEERLLSEALAGHQETYPGVKVKRAVVHAGTREALIEASRTAQLLVVGARGRGGFAGLLLGSVSQAMLHHAHCPVAVVRGTADSP; encoded by the coding sequence ATGAGCGGTCTGGTCGTGGTGGGCGTAGACGGTTCTGCCTCGGGTTTGGCCGCGGTGGAGGCGGCGGCACGGGAGGCACGGTGGCGCGGCGCAGGGTTGCGGCTGGTGCATGCGTTCATCTGGCCCGCCATGCACGTACCGCTGGGCCGGTCTTTCCCGGGCCCGCCTGAGAGCGGCTTGCGCAACATGGTGGAACGCCTGATGGCCGAAGCGCAGGAGCGCGCCAGGACGGTGGCACCTGAGGTCGACGTCGCCCGCGCTGTAGTGACCGGTGAACCGCTGACGGTCCTGGAAGCGCAATCACGTGCCGCGGAGCTCGTGGTTGTCGGGTCGCGCGGTATGGGAGGCTTCGTCGGGCTGATGGTGGGATCGACGGCTGTGCATCTGGCAGCTCATGGCCGGTGCCCCGTCCTGGTCGTTCGCGAGCAAGGTGAGGGCGCGGGGCCGATCGTGGTGGGCGTCGACGGCTCCTCGGCCGGTGCCGAAGCGGTTGATTTCGCTTTCACCGAGGTGGCGCTACGCGGGGTCGACATCGTTGCTTTGCACGCCTGGACCACATGGAACGCGCCGATGACGGCGCCGCAGGACGAGGCGGTGCCGTACGCGAACGAGCCGGGAGCGCTCGCTGCGGGGGAGGAACGTTTACTGTCCGAGGCGCTTGCCGGCCACCAGGAGACGTACCCGGGCGTGAAGGTGAAGCGCGCGGTCGTTCACGCCGGGACGCGGGAAGCGCTGATCGAGGCGAGCCGGACGGCCCAACTGCTGGTGGTCGGTGCGCGCGGACGCGGCGGTTTCGCCGGACTGCTGCTCGGATCGGTGAGCCAGGCAATGCTGCATCATGCACACTGCCCCGTCGCGGTGGTCCGCGGAACCGCCGATAGCCCCTGA
- a CDS encoding cupin domain-containing protein, whose product MQKISLDAQAREQLERAASTSSGRSATTVYGGHEHTLRQTVLALTAGTSLAEHENPGEATLLVLRGRVQLTSGETTWEGRSGDLIVIPSARHALQAIDDAAVLLTVAKAG is encoded by the coding sequence ATGCAGAAGATCTCCCTAGACGCACAGGCCCGCGAGCAACTGGAACGGGCCGCCTCCACCTCCAGCGGGCGCAGCGCCACCACCGTCTACGGCGGCCATGAGCACACCCTGCGCCAGACCGTCCTCGCCCTGACCGCCGGAACGTCGCTGGCCGAGCACGAGAACCCCGGAGAGGCAACCCTGCTCGTGCTGCGGGGACGGGTGCAGCTCACCAGCGGCGAGACCACCTGGGAGGGGCGCAGCGGCGACCTGATCGTCATCCCCTCAGCCCGCCACGCCCTCCAGGCGATCGACGACGCAGCGGTGCTCCTCACCGTCGCCAAAGCCGGCTGA
- a CDS encoding cation-translocating P-type ATPase has protein sequence MAPSTSSGLPPSWHALAAREVAAGLDVDPSFGLPSSEAARRLAEYGPNRLAEAPREPAWRAFLRQFQDLLIVILLIAAAVSLVVSREWETPVAIVVVVLLNATIGYVQESRAEAALDALRQMTVTTATVRRDGRLVRLDAEELVPGDVVVLAAGDRVPADGRLFASSSLEVQESVLTGEALAVAKSADAAVGAEVLLADRVTAVYMNTAVTRGRGEVLVTDTGMAGETGRIADLLHKAQPGPTPLQRQIDALSRTLAWVSGVVIVAVFVLGLVRGQDFGDLFVSAVSLAVAAIPEGLPAVVAFTLAMGTGRMAKRGAIVKRLASVETLGSTSQICTDKTGTLTLNQMTARELLLAGRRFTVSGEGYSVDGRIRTTDGSPVPATMDDALTAMALCSDAVIRDGQVVGDPTEGALVVLAEKAGIDVARLRQERPRRLEIPFDSAYKFMATFHDWTDDTGREVIRCFVKGAPDVLADRADRYLGGETVLPFEQQERQRYEQANSALAGQGMRVLALGAEDFPAEGFQAPADPKKLLDRVVLLALVGIVDPPRPEARTAIAECRDAGVRVRMITGDHAITAGAIAGELGIPGQAITGAELDRIDDDALPGRLDEVGVVARVSPEHKIRIVRALQARGDVVAMTGDGVNDAPALRRADIGVAMGVTGTEVTKEASTMVLTDDNFATIVAAVREGRGIYDNIVKFVRFQVSTALGFVTTFLVSSLTGLAGGAPFTALQILFVNLVMDGPPAMSLGVDPVSPDAMSRPPRPAGEPILGRRRLARILLASAVMAAGTLAVLTWGPGPEAEPGQATVAGTMAFVTFVFFQVYNLLNVRHDTQSVFSRRTLENPSMFVAGAAVIVLLVLIVEMDALHGFFTTIDLTSSQWLVCAAVGSTILWAGELIKTVLRSRTRRRTRARTRQPRPSRAQ, from the coding sequence ATGGCTCCGTCGACGAGCTCGGGACTGCCGCCCTCCTGGCACGCTCTGGCTGCCCGTGAAGTGGCCGCCGGACTCGATGTGGATCCTTCCTTTGGGCTCCCGTCGTCTGAGGCGGCCCGGCGGCTTGCGGAGTATGGGCCGAACCGGCTCGCCGAGGCGCCGCGAGAGCCCGCATGGCGGGCGTTCCTACGGCAGTTCCAGGACCTGCTGATCGTCATCCTCCTGATCGCCGCAGCGGTCAGCCTGGTGGTGTCACGGGAGTGGGAGACACCGGTGGCGATCGTCGTCGTGGTGTTACTCAACGCGACGATCGGGTACGTACAGGAGTCCCGCGCCGAGGCGGCGCTGGATGCCCTGCGGCAGATGACCGTGACCACCGCCACCGTCCGTCGTGACGGCCGACTGGTGCGATTGGACGCCGAGGAACTGGTGCCCGGGGACGTAGTCGTCCTGGCGGCCGGAGACCGGGTGCCCGCGGACGGCCGCCTGTTTGCGTCGAGCTCGCTGGAAGTGCAGGAATCCGTCCTGACGGGTGAGGCCCTGGCCGTGGCGAAGTCGGCCGACGCCGCCGTCGGGGCCGAGGTGCTACTGGCAGACCGGGTGACCGCGGTGTACATGAACACGGCGGTCACCCGCGGTCGCGGGGAGGTGCTGGTCACCGACACGGGTATGGCCGGCGAGACCGGCCGCATCGCCGACTTGCTCCACAAGGCCCAGCCGGGGCCGACACCGCTGCAGCGGCAGATCGACGCCCTGAGCCGCACCCTGGCCTGGGTCTCCGGGGTGGTCATCGTCGCTGTGTTCGTCCTGGGGCTGGTGCGCGGGCAGGATTTCGGTGACCTGTTCGTCAGCGCTGTGTCCTTGGCGGTCGCTGCCATTCCTGAAGGGCTGCCGGCCGTCGTGGCGTTCACGCTGGCCATGGGAACGGGCCGGATGGCCAAGCGAGGGGCGATCGTCAAACGGCTGGCATCGGTGGAGACCCTGGGCAGTACCTCGCAGATCTGCACCGACAAGACCGGCACGCTGACCTTGAACCAGATGACGGCGCGGGAGTTGCTGCTGGCCGGGCGCCGGTTCACGGTCTCGGGAGAGGGCTACTCCGTGGACGGCCGCATCCGCACCACCGACGGCTCGCCGGTGCCGGCCACCATGGACGACGCGCTGACCGCGATGGCCCTGTGCTCCGATGCCGTGATCCGGGACGGGCAGGTGGTGGGAGATCCGACCGAGGGTGCGCTGGTGGTGCTGGCTGAGAAGGCCGGCATCGATGTGGCTCGGCTGCGCCAGGAACGGCCCCGGCGACTGGAGATCCCCTTTGACTCCGCTTACAAGTTCATGGCGACCTTCCACGACTGGACCGACGACACCGGGCGCGAGGTGATCCGGTGCTTCGTCAAGGGTGCCCCCGATGTGCTGGCCGACCGTGCGGACCGCTACCTCGGCGGCGAGACGGTCCTGCCGTTCGAGCAGCAAGAGCGGCAGCGCTACGAGCAGGCCAACAGCGCTCTGGCCGGGCAGGGCATGCGGGTGCTGGCCCTGGGGGCGGAAGACTTCCCGGCCGAGGGCTTCCAGGCCCCCGCCGACCCGAAGAAGCTGCTGGACCGGGTGGTGCTGCTGGCTCTGGTCGGCATCGTCGACCCACCCCGCCCGGAGGCGCGCACGGCGATCGCCGAGTGCCGCGATGCCGGGGTCCGGGTCCGGATGATCACCGGCGACCACGCAATAACCGCCGGGGCCATCGCCGGTGAACTCGGGATCCCGGGGCAGGCCATCACCGGCGCCGAACTGGACCGGATCGACGACGACGCCCTGCCCGGCCGGCTCGACGAGGTGGGGGTGGTCGCCCGGGTATCGCCGGAGCACAAGATCCGGATCGTACGGGCGCTGCAGGCCCGCGGAGACGTGGTCGCCATGACCGGCGACGGAGTCAACGACGCACCCGCGCTGCGCCGGGCCGACATCGGGGTGGCGATGGGCGTCACCGGGACGGAGGTGACCAAGGAAGCCTCGACGATGGTCCTGACCGACGACAACTTCGCGACCATCGTGGCCGCCGTCCGCGAGGGCCGGGGCATCTACGACAACATCGTGAAGTTCGTCCGCTTCCAGGTCTCGACGGCACTGGGCTTCGTGACCACGTTCCTGGTCAGCTCACTGACCGGCCTGGCAGGGGGCGCACCGTTCACGGCACTGCAAATCCTGTTCGTCAACCTGGTGATGGACGGCCCGCCGGCGATGTCCCTCGGAGTCGACCCCGTCAGCCCCGACGCGATGAGCCGGCCTCCACGCCCGGCCGGCGAGCCCATCCTCGGCAGAAGGCGGCTTGCCCGGATCCTGTTGGCCAGCGCGGTGATGGCGGCAGGTACTCTCGCGGTGCTGACCTGGGGTCCAGGCCCGGAGGCGGAACCAGGGCAGGCCACCGTCGCGGGCACCATGGCCTTCGTCACCTTTGTCTTCTTCCAGGTCTACAACCTGCTCAACGTCCGGCATGACACACAGAGCGTGTTCAGCAGGCGGACGCTGGAGAACCCGTCCATGTTCGTCGCTGGTGCCGCTGTGATCGTGCTGCTGGTTCTCATTGTCGAGATGGACGCCCTGCACGGCTTCTTCACCACGATCGACCTGACCTCAAGCCAGTGGCTCGTGTGCGCAGCCGTCGGCTCGACCATCCTGTGGGCCGGCGAGCTGATCAAGACGGTGCTGCGGTCTCGTACCCGCCGCCGCACGCGCGCACGGACCAGGCAGCCGCGACCCAGCAGAGCACAGTGA
- a CDS encoding DUF488 domain-containing protein: MGALLDGAEVLAVVDVRTAPGSRHNPDTNRGALEQWMPRQGIAYRWEPRLGGFRRTAPDSPDTFWQNASFRGYAGYTRDPQFVAAMDELLTQAAGVRTTVMCAEAVWWRCHRRIIADFAVLARGTPVLHLSHDGRLTEHRPTPGARLRDDGLLVYDQH; this comes from the coding sequence ATGGGCGCCCTCCTCGACGGCGCCGAGGTGCTGGCGGTGGTAGACGTCCGCACCGCTCCGGGAAGCCGCCACAACCCGGACACGAACCGAGGCGCGCTGGAGCAGTGGATGCCGCGTCAGGGGATCGCCTACCGATGGGAACCCCGGCTCGGGGGCTTCCGCAGGACCGCACCGGACTCACCCGACACGTTCTGGCAGAACGCCTCCTTCCGCGGATACGCCGGGTACACGCGAGACCCGCAGTTCGTGGCGGCAATGGATGAGCTACTCACGCAGGCCGCGGGTGTACGCACCACGGTCATGTGCGCGGAGGCGGTGTGGTGGCGCTGCCACCGGCGGATCATCGCCGATTTCGCCGTACTCGCGCGCGGGACCCCGGTGTTGCACCTGTCCCATGACGGGCGGCTGACCGAACACCGGCCGACGCCTGGTGCACGGCTGCGTGACGACGGCCTCCTCGTGTATGACCAGCACTGA
- a CDS encoding universal stress protein: MSGRDSALNVVVGVDGSPSSHAALRWAVQYAELIGGDVVAVAAWELPWAYGWSAPAVDPTFDRTIAEQGLVNQVHQVLGESGAAQVRKRLVKGNPVEVLLSEAEGAKALVVGSRGMGGFRRTLLGSVSQQCAMHATCPVVIVRETVEVTDAGAQAE; this comes from the coding sequence ATGAGTGGACGGGACTCGGCCTTGAACGTCGTGGTGGGTGTCGACGGGTCGCCTTCGTCGCATGCCGCGCTGCGGTGGGCGGTCCAGTATGCCGAGTTGATCGGCGGTGATGTGGTGGCAGTGGCTGCCTGGGAGCTGCCCTGGGCGTACGGATGGTCCGCGCCCGCAGTGGACCCCACGTTCGACAGAACCATCGCCGAGCAGGGCCTCGTCAACCAAGTGCACCAGGTTCTCGGCGAGTCCGGCGCTGCCCAAGTGCGAAAGCGTCTGGTCAAGGGGAATCCCGTCGAGGTGCTGCTCAGTGAGGCGGAAGGGGCCAAGGCTCTCGTGGTGGGCAGCCGGGGCATGGGCGGATTCCGTCGAACACTGCTGGGCTCCGTGAGTCAGCAGTGTGCAATGCACGCCACGTGTCCGGTCGTCATCGTTCGTGAGACTGTCGAGGTGACGGACGCCGGTGCCCAGGCCGAGTGA